A window of the Thermoleophilaceae bacterium genome harbors these coding sequences:
- the mreD gene encoding rod shape-determining protein MreD — protein sequence MILTPGTVVRLALLVIFTVVIQVSGLESIPLLGGTIDLIPLVVGAVALYGGSIAGAAMGFCCGLLLDFIVGQDVGASSLVLTAVGYFAGRYGEVNEPANALLPIPVGAATTAAYLVGTTIVSLMLSFDASLSILAFRDMFLTLFLNTLVALPVFALVRKIIRPVLTRDPLDRRRKRAQPIESGPIGLRGLGI from the coding sequence GTGATCCTCACCCCGGGGACCGTCGTGCGGCTGGCCCTGCTCGTGATCTTCACGGTGGTGATCCAGGTGTCCGGACTGGAGAGCATCCCGCTCCTCGGCGGGACGATCGACCTGATCCCGCTCGTGGTGGGCGCGGTGGCGCTGTACGGCGGCAGCATCGCCGGGGCGGCGATGGGCTTCTGCTGCGGGCTGTTGCTCGACTTCATCGTCGGCCAGGACGTGGGCGCCTCCTCGCTCGTGCTCACCGCGGTGGGCTACTTCGCGGGGCGCTACGGCGAGGTGAACGAGCCCGCGAACGCGCTGCTGCCGATTCCCGTGGGCGCCGCCACCACGGCGGCTTACCTCGTGGGCACGACGATCGTGAGCCTGATGCTGTCCTTCGACGCGTCGCTCAGCATCCTCGCGTTCCGCGACATGTTCCTCACCCTTTTCCTCAACACGCTGGTGGCGCTGCCGGTGTTCGCCCTCGTGCGCAAGATCATCAGGCCGGTGCTCACCCGCGACCCGCTCGACCGCCGCCGCAAGCGCGCGCAGCCGATCGAGTCCGGCCCCATCGGCCTGAGAGGGCTGGGCATCTAG
- the mreC gene encoding rod shape-determining protein MreC, which translates to MYDKKVVRRRRAVLGVLVALSIGLLTVYFGENGGGILHSFQNGTSAVFSPLEKGVSIVFKPVSNLTHWTGDVFHAKKENKQLKKQVQQLQAELAQNQTAQRDAAELRSLVGLPRSSNFASGDKLITARVISRSPTVWYSNVVINAGSGSGVHIDDPVIAAGGLAGKVTSVSGGEAIVTLITDESSAVSAEVMPDGSNGIVRPEVGNPNDMLLDYIDKGAKIRKGDSVVTSGFTSSKLDSLFPRGIPIGKVTKVSPSELEQYQRVHIEPYADLRRMNYVQVLTGNAEQQRAQVVK; encoded by the coding sequence GTGTACGACAAGAAGGTTGTCCGCAGACGACGGGCAGTGCTGGGCGTGCTCGTCGCCCTCTCGATAGGACTTCTCACCGTCTACTTCGGTGAGAACGGCGGCGGCATCCTGCACTCCTTCCAGAACGGCACCTCCGCCGTCTTCTCGCCGCTCGAGAAGGGCGTGAGCATTGTCTTCAAGCCGGTGAGCAACCTCACCCACTGGACCGGCGACGTGTTCCACGCGAAGAAGGAGAACAAGCAGCTCAAGAAGCAGGTGCAGCAGCTTCAGGCCGAGCTGGCGCAGAACCAGACCGCTCAGCGCGACGCCGCGGAGCTGCGCTCGCTCGTGGGTCTGCCGCGCTCGAGCAACTTCGCATCGGGCGACAAGCTCATCACCGCGCGCGTGATCTCGCGCTCGCCCACCGTCTGGTACTCGAACGTGGTGATCAACGCCGGCAGCGGATCGGGCGTGCACATCGACGATCCGGTGATCGCCGCGGGAGGCCTCGCCGGCAAGGTCACGTCCGTGAGCGGCGGAGAGGCGATCGTCACGCTGATCACCGACGAGTCGAGCGCAGTCTCCGCCGAGGTGATGCCCGACGGGTCGAACGGGATCGTCCGGCCCGAGGTGGGCAACCCGAACGACATGCTGCTCGACTACATCGACAAGGGCGCGAAGATCCGGAAGGGCGACAGCGTCGTGACCTCGGGCTTCACCAGCTCGAAGCTCGACTCGCTGTTCCCGCGCGGCATCCCGATCGGGAAGGTGACGAAGGTGTCGCCGAGCGAGCTCGAGCAGTACCAGCGCGTGCACATCGAGCCGTACGCGGATCTCCGGCGGATGAACTACGTACAGGTATTGACGGGCAACGCGGAGCAGCAGCGGGCGCAGGTGGTCAAGTGA
- a CDS encoding rod shape-determining protein yields MGFFSYLTGFGGRDMAVDLGTANTLVYVRGRGIVLSEPSVVAIDSRTGEVHAVGIEAKRMLGRTPGTISAIRPLKDGVIADFDVTEQMLRHFIQKVHQNRWAHPRVVVCVPSGVTGVEKRAVEEACLSAGARQAYLIEEPMAAAIGAGLPVGEPTGNMVVDIGGGTSEVAVISLGGIVVSQSIRIGGDELDEAIINYVKREYKLMIGQQTAEEVKLEIGSAFPLDEEVQAEIRGRDLVSGLPKTVVLTSEEVRLALEEPLQAIIDAVKETLDRTPPELAADIMDRGIMLAGGGSLLQGLDERLRDETQMPAHLAESPLTCVAVGSGRSLEEFEAIHRSNRNSRQRRRY; encoded by the coding sequence ATGGGCTTTTTCTCCTACCTAACGGGCTTCGGCGGTCGCGACATGGCCGTCGACCTCGGTACCGCCAACACGCTCGTGTACGTGCGCGGGCGCGGAATCGTGCTCTCGGAGCCGTCCGTGGTGGCGATCGACTCGCGCACCGGCGAGGTGCACGCCGTCGGCATCGAGGCCAAGCGCATGCTGGGCCGCACGCCCGGCACCATCTCCGCAATCCGGCCGCTCAAGGACGGGGTGATCGCCGACTTCGACGTCACGGAGCAGATGCTCCGCCACTTCATCCAGAAGGTCCACCAGAACCGCTGGGCCCACCCGCGCGTGGTGGTGTGCGTGCCAAGCGGCGTGACCGGTGTGGAGAAGCGCGCGGTTGAGGAGGCCTGCCTCTCGGCCGGCGCGCGCCAGGCCTACTTGATCGAGGAGCCCATGGCCGCCGCTATCGGCGCCGGGCTGCCGGTGGGCGAGCCCACCGGGAACATGGTCGTGGACATCGGCGGCGGCACCAGCGAGGTTGCGGTGATCTCGCTGGGCGGCATCGTGGTGTCCCAGTCGATCCGCATCGGCGGCGACGAGCTCGACGAGGCGATCATCAACTACGTCAAGCGCGAGTACAAGCTGATGATCGGCCAGCAGACGGCCGAGGAGGTGAAGCTCGAGATCGGCTCCGCATTCCCGCTCGACGAGGAGGTGCAGGCCGAGATCCGCGGGCGCGACCTCGTGTCGGGCCTGCCGAAGACCGTCGTGCTCACGAGCGAGGAGGTGCGCCTCGCGCTCGAGGAGCCGCTGCAGGCGATCATCGACGCCGTGAAGGAGACGCTCGACCGCACTCCGCCCGAGCTGGCCGCGGACATCATGGACCGCGGGATCATGCTCGCCGGCGGCGGCTCGCTGCTCCAAGGTCTTGACGAGCGTCTTCGCGATGAGACGCAGATGCCCGCACACCTCGCGGAATCGCCCCTAACCTGCGTGGCCGTGGGTTCTGGCCGCTCCCTCGAGGAGTTCGAGGCAATCCACCGCAGCAACAGAAATTCCCGACAGCGACGGCGCTACTAG